AAAATTTTATCGAGCGCCTGGGAACCATCCTGACGGAGACGGCGACCCCATGCTTTGCCTGGGCCCTGATGGGCAATCACGTGCACCTGCTGCTGCGGACCGGGCTGGCGCCAGTGGCCGCGGTCATGCAGCGGCTTCTGACCGGGTACGCCCAGCGGTTCAACCGTCGTCACGGGCGCCGCGGCCGGCTTTTTCAGAACCGCTACAGGTCCATTCTGTGCGAGGAGGATGTCTACCTGCTGGAACTGGTGCGCTACATCCACCTCAATCCGTTGAGGGCCGGAATCGTGGAAAGCCTGGATCAATTGGCCTGTTTTACCGACAGCGGGCACGCGACCCTGATGGGGACGGCGGCGCACCCCTGGCAGGACACCGCCCACGTCCTCAACTGTTTCGGGAACAAGGTGACGGCTGCCAGAAAGGCCTATCTGGCATACGTCGAAAAAGGGATCTCCCGGGGAAAAAGGACCGATCTGACCGGCGGCGGGCTGGTGCGGTCGGCCGGCGGGTGGCGGATGCTGAAGGCGCTCAGGCGAAGCAACCGCCGCGTGAAGGGCGACGAGCGGATTCTGGGAAGCGGCGCGTTTGTAGCGGCCGTCCTCAAAAAGGCCGGCGAGGACTACGAGCTGCGCACCCGGCTGCAGGCGACGGGGCCGGACCTGGATACGCTGATCGACATGGTGTGCCGGCACCTGGAAATAGCGCCCGAAACCGTGCGCAACAACAGCAAATACCGGGATGTCAGCAGGGCAAGGGCGCTGGTCTGCTACCTGGCGACGCGCAAACTGATGCTTTCCAACGTGGCGGTGGCCGGGGCCCTCGGCATATCGGCGTCGACCGTCAGCCGGGCGGCGGCAAGGGGGCAAAAAGACGGACAACTGGAAACGATTCAGCAGGAGCTGCTCGGGGAGATGGGGCTCGAGCGCCATTGAGCGGGAACGCACGAAAATTGTCATGGTCGTTCGTGTGCTTTTCGACTTTCGTGTTTTCGTGATACATGGTCTTTAGCTTTTCCGGTTTGTCCGGGCTGGGTCATGCGACATGTATATTTGTGAAATTTATTACCTATTTATTGTGGAATAGGGTTCACATATTCGGCGTCCGGGGCGGGATAAAAAGGAGTTAACCGGTTAGAATTATATTAAAAAAATACACTCTTGTAAAATTCGCACGTTTCTTGCATATATGTGGCTAGTTAAGTGGATATTCAACGGCTTGCGCCGGAAACCGTAGCGGTGAAACCACTAACCTGTGAGGGGCTGATACTGCAATGAGAAGCAATGGCTTGCTGGATAACGGAGGAAGAAGGGCCGGGGGCGACAGGCGGGTGTTTTCCTATGCCATGCACATTCCCGAAAGGCGGACGGGTGACGACCGGCGCACCGGCACCGACAGGCGGCGCAACAAACGGGAAAGCTAGGCCGAATCCGCCGGCACGCGCTGTGCCGTGACCTTGCCGGCAGGTTTTTATAAGTTATATATAGATCGGGCAAACGGGGCAAATTCGTAGCGAATTTGCCTTTTTTTGGTTCACGGAATGCGGCTCAGGGCGCAGGGCGCAGGGCGCATGGCTCAAGGTGCAGACCGCTCGACGCATGATGTTTGAAGTTGCCTTGCGCCACACGTTTTACGTTTCACGTCTCACATTTCACGACTTAACATGTAATCACTTAACACGGGGTTACCGGATCACTCGGCCCCTTGAATCCTCGGACCCTCGGATCCCTATATCCCCTTTTCCCTCAGGCGCCTTTCCCCGAAGCGCATGGGCAGCAGGACGGCCAGGACACATATCAGGAGCACGAGCGTAAACGACCCCACGACCCACCCCCATTCCCACAAACCGAGCACGCGGCCGTGAAGGCTGGCCACGAACAGGTTGTAGACCGGGCCGGCTTCCAGCACGATGACCCCGCCGACGAAGGCGGCGCAAACCACCATGAAGAGGAGGCCGCCGAAACTGGTGACCGTCTGGGCCGGATTTTCCGCCTTGAAATTGGGGAAGGCGGCCCCGAAACCGATGCCGATGGCGATGACGCCGGGCACCATGCAGAAGATGGAAATGGTGGACAGCGCCATCATGAAGGCGGTCACGTTGAGAAAGATGTTGGTGGCCACGATCAGGATCTCGGTCAGGACCAGCAGGGGGAGCATGTAGATGAAGAACTTGATCCACATGAAGCTGCGAATCGTCAGCGGGCCCGATTTCACCAGCCAGAAGGCCTCGTTTTCGTTGCTCACCGCCGGGTAGGCAAACCGGCCGGTCACGGCGATGAGGACGAAGGCGGCCAGGCCGACATTGAGGAAGGAGAGCAGATTCTGCAGGTAAAAGGTGTTGATGGGCGCTTTCTCCAGGGGCAGCGCCTTGAAGTTGAACACATAGATCAGCACCAGGGCGCCGATGAGAAAGAGTTGGGACCACTGGGTCTGGTCCCGGAAAAAGGACTTGACCTCCTTGACGGCAAAGGCTTTGACCGGGCCGGGCAGAAAGGCGAAGATCAGGTCGCCGGTGGTGCGGTTTTTGAACAGCCGTGCGGCGGAGGTCTGGGCCTTGGAGATGCCCTTGTGGTAGAAGGCGTCGGCAAAGAGGATGCAGCTAAAGACCGTCAGGCCCACGAAACTCCACGCCAGGGCCATGTGAAAAAGGCCCTGGGAGACATTGCCCGTCAGGGCGGCCCGCATGGCGTCGTAGGCCCAGGTGCTGGGAAGGTAGGGGGTCTCCGGGGTCCGCAGGGCCGACAGGTAGAGCATGACGGATGAGAAGGTTTCCGGGTCGACCATCCTTTCGGGCCGCAGCAGGCGGAAGGCCAGAAAGAGGATCAAAAAAAGGATCAGGCCCAGCAGGATGAAAATGTTGCGGATGCGGTTGGCCGGGACGACGATCACGGAGGCCATGACCACGATGACGCTCAGGCCCGAAGCGATGATCGCCAGCGTCAGGATCGAGGAGAGCACGGTGACGTAGTAAAAGGGCCCGCCCCGGAAAACGATGCCGTAGGCGATGAACACCGGCAGGGTGTAGACCACCACCATCCAGGCGCTGTCCACGGTGCTTTCCGTCCAGCGGGCCAGGAAGATGCGATGGCTTTCCACGGGCAGGGCGTGGACGAGATCGAGGTCCTTGCTCAGAAAGAGCTTGGAAAGCGCCGTCAGGATGCTGCTGAAAACGAGCAGGGACAGCAGCGTGATGAGCATCATGGAGAGCAGCTTGAAGGCGATGATTTCCCCCAGCGTTTCGATGCTGTCGAAGTAGCGCAGCACCCTCAGGGACACGGCAAAGATGCCTCCCCACAAAAGCAGGCCGACGGCCCCCATCACGGTCAGCTTGACCCAGCGGCTGCGCCTGCCGCCGAAGAGGGTGCTGTTTTTGACGCTCAGCAGCCTGGGCCGCAGCAGGGTGACGACATCATGCATTTTGAGTCAGCCTCAGAAATACCTGTTCGAGATTGGCGTCGCTTTTCCCGGGATCCCGTATTAGCCGGTCCGGCGTGCCGGCCGCGATCATGCGCCCCTTGTTGATGATGCCGATGCGGTGGCAGACGTCTTCGGCGACCTGAAGGGTGTGGGTGGACAGAAACACGGTGACCCCCTGGCCGGCCAGGCGGCGGAACAGGTCTTTCACCAGCTTGATCCCGCGCGGGTCCAGCCCGACCATGGGTTCGTCGACGATGATCACCTCGGGGTCGTGCAGCAGGGCGGCGGCCATGATCAGGCGCTGCTTCATGCCGTGGGAATAGGCTTCGATGAGCTCGTCGCCCCAGTCGTCCAGGGAAAACATTTCCAGGTTGCGGCCGGCTTTTTCGGGAAAGGCGCGCGGGTCGACGCCGTACAGATCGGCGATGAACTTCAAGAATTCCATGCCGGTCAGTTTTTCGTAGAGATAGGGCCGGTCGGGGATGAAGCCGATTTTGTGCTTGGCCGCCTCGGGGTGCTGCATGATGTCGAGGCCGCAGATCTGAACCGTGCCCGCGGTGGGGATCAGGATACCGCCCATCATTTTGATGGTGGTCGTTTTGCCCGCACCGTTGGGACCGATGAATCCGAATATCTCTCCCCGGGAGACGGTCAGGTCCAGGTCTTTGACCGCTTCGGTTCGACCGTAGCGTTTGCTGATGCCTTTCAGTTCGATCATGGGTTCATTCCGTTCCTTCCAGGATGGTAATGCCGATTTTTCCGATGAGCCCCAGGATGTTGAGCTGGTCCTCCTGGGCGCCGCCGGCCAGGCGTATGTGGGTCACATCCGCCGGCAGTTGATTGAACAGCGCATCCGCGGTGATCCACCGCTCGCGGCCCAGGTCGACCAGGTTCCAGGCGTGGTAGTAAAAGCGGCCGTTGAGGTAGACCAGGCCGGCCTCGACCTTGGTCGGCAGGTAGACGGCCCTTGCCAGGGCGGCGAACAAAACGGCGTGTTCGTTGCAGTCGCCGACGCGGTTCTCCAGGGTGGAAACGGCATCGGGCAGGGACAGCACCGGCCGTTTGCGGATATGTTTCTGGATCCAGGCCATGATCTTGCGCGATTTTTCCAGCGCGCTGTCGTCTTCCCCGGTGATGTCGTTGGCCAGCTTGACGATGGCGGGATGGTTGGACTGGATGAAGGGGCTGGGTTGCAGGAAGGGATGCTTCGACCAGCGCCGCATTTTCCAGGCGAACGCCGTGGGCAGGTTGTCCAGCGATTCCTTTCGGATGGTGAGCACGCCGTCGGCGAATGCCTGTCGCCCGCCGTTGAGACGCACCTTCTCACCCGTCAGCCCCGTGATGCGGGCCTTGAAGCGCTGCAGGGCCGCCGGGTCGGAGATCTTCCTGTTGGCCGGCACGGATGCCAGGTCGGTCAGGTCCTGGCTGGATTTGACGGGCAGCCGGCTCATGGCATCCTCCTGTGTCGTATTTACCAGGCTGATGCCCAGCATGCCCGTTTCCTTGAGAATGTTTCCATGGGCGTCGATCCAGGCCAGCTGGGTGGATCCCTTGAACCGCAGGGATATTTTCGTGGCCTCGACCGTGCGGCCCGGCAGGACGATCTCCTCCTTTTCCAGGACCGTGAGCGTGATCGATTCCTGGCCCATGGCCACCGGGTCGAAGACCTTCAGGGTAACGCTCTCGCCCGGGTGCAGATTTCCGGCCGAAGCGGCCTGAACGATGCCGGACGTGAAATAGATTTTTTCACCCAGGGGGATTTCGACCGTCTGCTGCGAGCCCTTGGCGCCCACATCGAGGGTCAACGCATTGCCGTTGACGGTTCCCCGTGCAATAAAGTC
This sequence is a window from Deltaproteobacteria bacterium. Protein-coding genes within it:
- a CDS encoding transposase, producing the protein MPRKARIDAPGALHHVIVRGIEQRAIFRDENDTENFIERLGTILTETATPCFAWALMGNHVHLLLRTGLAPVAAVMQRLLTGYAQRFNRRHGRRGRLFQNRYRSILCEEDVYLLELVRYIHLNPLRAGIVESLDQLACFTDSGHATLMGTAAHPWQDTAHVLNCFGNKVTAARKAYLAYVEKGISRGKRTDLTGGGLVRSAGGWRMLKALRRSNRRVKGDERILGSGAFVAAVLKKAGEDYELRTRLQATGPDLDTLIDMVCRHLEIAPETVRNNSKYRDVSRARALVCYLATRKLMLSNVAVAGALGISASTVSRAAARGQKDGQLETIQQELLGEMGLERH
- a CDS encoding ABC transporter ATP-binding protein, with protein sequence MIELKGISKRYGRTEAVKDLDLTVSRGEIFGFIGPNGAGKTTTIKMMGGILIPTAGTVQICGLDIMQHPEAAKHKIGFIPDRPYLYEKLTGMEFLKFIADLYGVDPRAFPEKAGRNLEMFSLDDWGDELIEAYSHGMKQRLIMAAALLHDPEVIIVDEPMVGLDPRGIKLVKDLFRRLAGQGVTVFLSTHTLQVAEDVCHRIGIINKGRMIAAGTPDRLIRDPGKSDANLEQVFLRLTQNA
- a CDS encoding transglutaminase-like domain-containing protein; the encoded protein is MAAVCFALLFCALLLVRMGVFTPKAKQHQAGALTAAENFSDKNTWMNILQNGNKIGFSHASYVRARDGLRFSETVFMRINTMGLVQDISLKSNGQLNEDFSLSSFTYEVSSGRFDFIARGTVNGNALTLDVGAKGSQQTVEIPLGEKIYFTSGIVQAASAGNLHPGESVTLKVFDPVAMGQESITLTVLEKEEIVLPGRTVEATKISLRFKGSTQLAWIDAHGNILKETGMLGISLVNTTQEDAMSRLPVKSSQDLTDLASVPANRKISDPAALQRFKARITGLTGEKVRLNGGRQAFADGVLTIRKESLDNLPTAFAWKMRRWSKHPFLQPSPFIQSNHPAIVKLANDITGEDDSALEKSRKIMAWIQKHIRKRPVLSLPDAVSTLENRVGDCNEHAVLFAALARAVYLPTKVEAGLVYLNGRFYYHAWNLVDLGRERWITADALFNQLPADVTHIRLAGGAQEDQLNILGLIGKIGITILEGTE